The Arachis duranensis cultivar V14167 chromosome 2, aradu.V14167.gnm2.J7QH, whole genome shotgun sequence genome has a window encoding:
- the LOC107475651 gene encoding MDIS1-interacting receptor like kinase 2-like isoform X1, which produces MAIYTSILMVLIQLLLCASSNSYTILPPGTQRNATSKVSPLDKEAYALFSLHWWSIQYNISNRCNNWPGVECNNNGSITKLSPPKDSTYTFKRDLYIRDIDFSVFSNLVHLDLSQMDLYELPLGLSSLKKLTLLNISSNNLQDEIPFSLANFPQLMVFDVSNNLFTGQIPHEIGMLENLVTLDLSFNMFSGTIPLSLSHVTSLNHLRISNNQLDGELPSTILSLFQLKTVDLSRNRFLGKLPTTFVNNSQLRNLNLSDNRIGGYIPCEIGKLDNLVVLDLSLNQLAGPIPDQIGCLKNLTSLHLDSNWINGSIPSSIGLLTHLKELTLGFNHIDGLIPAELEHLVHLKVLDISNNAIFGSIPKWISALTQLTDIRLQGNQLCGVIPYGILIHSIHVDLSRNHLNGSIPSQIGYNLSYLDLNHNNLSGKKPKELESIRFYYLYCNPFLDDGYYDCSDSQDQRDSGHHNHHFSPSSIVLVLIIVASVLISFSSIGIGICVLRARYRRKHKNKAAKHGDLFSIWNYDGKIAFEDIIEATQDFDIRYCIGTGAYGSVYKAKLPSGKTVALKKLHKTESENPSYYKSFCNEVEVLTEIRHRNIIRLYGYCLHNRCMFLVYEYLERGSLFCNLADEIEAQELNWRKRVNIIKGTAYALAHMHHHCTPPIVHRDVSSNNILLNSELEVCVSDFGTARLLDPDSSNQTLLVGTYGYVAPELAYTMCVTTKCDVYSFGVVALETMMGHHPGEFISTLTKPSTQQLLVKDVLDPRIPLPKSRKDMQDVVHVVKLALACLSSDPKSRPSMQVVANEFLVSKAPIHVSFSDVSMYQLMNQEVYVIDKN; this is translated from the exons ATGGCTATATACACTTCAATTTTGATGGTATTAATCCAACTTCTCTTGTGTGCCTCCAGCAATTCCTATACCATTTTACCACCTGGAACTCAAAGAAATGCAACATCCAAAGTGTCACCCTTAGATAAAGAAGCCTATGCTTTGTTTTCTCTTCACTGGTGGAGTATCCAATACAATATCTCAAACCGCTGCAACAATTGGCCTGGTGTTGAGTGCAATAACAATGGAAGCATTACAAAGCTTTCACCTCCAAAAGATTCCACCTATACCTTTAAAAGAGACCTGTATATTAGGGACATTGATTTCTCAGTCTTTTCAAATCTTGTCCACCTTGATCTCAGTCAAATGGATCTATATGAACTCCCTTTGGGACTAAGTAGTCTCAAGAAGCTAACATTACTCAACATATCCTCCAACAATCTTCAAGATGAAATCCCTTTCTCATTAGCAAATTTCCCTCAACTTATGGTGTTTGATGTCTCTAACAACCTTTTTACTGGTCAGATTCCacatgaaattggcatgttggAGAATCTTGTCACATTGGACTTGAGTTTCAACATGTTCAGTGGAACCATTCCGTTGAGTTTGAGTCATGTGACTAGTCTCAACCACTTGAGGATATCCAATAACCAACTAGATGGTGAGCTTCCTTCAACGATTCTAAGTCTTTTTCAGTTGAAGACTGTTGACCTTTCTCGCAATCGTTTTCTTGGTAAGCTCCCTACAACATTTGTAAATAATTCCCAGTTAAGGAATCTAAACCTTTCTGACAATCGAATAGGCGGTTATATCCCTTGTGAAATAGGGAAGTTAGATAATCTGGTGGTTTTAGACCTGAGTTTGAATCAGCTAGCAGGTCCAATTCCTGATCAAATAGGGTGTCTAAAAAATTTGACAAGTCTCCACCTTGATTCAAATTGGATTAATGGTTCTATACCTTCAAGTATAGGACTTTTAACCCATTTGAAAGAGTTGACACTTGGATTCAACCATATAGATGGGTTGATTCCTGCAGAATTAGAGCATTTGGTCCATCTGAAAGTTTTGGATATTTCAAACAATGCAATTTTTGGTAGTATACCAAAATGGATATCTGCATTAACACAATTAACAGATATAAGGCTTCAGGGGAACCAGCTTTGTGGTGTTATCCCATATGGTATCCTTATTCATAGTATTCATGTGGATCTTAGCCGCAACCATTTAAATGGAAGCATTCCTTCTCAAATTGGCTATAATCTTTCATATCTAGACCTTAATCACAATAACTTGAGTGGCAAGAAACCCAAGGAGCTTGAGTCTATTCGATTCTACTATCTATATTGCAATCCCTTTCTTGATGATGGATATTATGACTGCAGCGATTCACAAGATCAAAGAGATTCTGGCCATCATAATCACCATTTCAGTCCATCATCCATAGTTTTGGTTTTGATAATTGTGGCCAGCGTTCTCATTTCTTTTAGCTCCATAGGGATTGGAATTTGTGTTCTCCGTGCCAGGTATCGTCGCAAACACAAAAATAAGGCAGCAAAGCATGGAGATTTATTCTCCATTTGGAACTATGATGGTAAAATTGCATTTGAGGACATCATTGAAGCCACACAGGACTTTGATATCAGATACTGCATTGGAACCGGTGCTTATGGTAGTGTCTACAAAGCGAAACTTCCAAGTGGCAAAACTGTTGCATTGAAGAAGCTTCACAAAACAGAATCAGAAAATCCATCCTATTACAAGAGCTTCTGCAATGAAGTTGAAGTCTTGACAGAGATTCGCCACCGGAACATCATTAGGCTTTATGGCTATTGCTTGCATAACAGATGCATGTTTTTGGTGTATGAATACTTGGAAAGAGGAAGCTTGTTCTGTAACTTGGCCGATGAGATTGAAGCTCAAGAGTTGAATTGGAGGAAGAGGGTGAACATCATTAAAGGGACAGCATATGCTCTTGCTCACATGCATCATCATTGTACTCCTCCTATTGTTCATCGAGATGTCAGCAGCAACAATATTTTGCTCAATTCAGAGTTAGAAGTTTGTGTATCAGATTTTGGCACTGCAAGACTTCTTGATCCTGATTCATCTAATCAAACTCTTCTAGTTGGCACCTATGGATATGTTGCTCCag AATTGGCATACACCATGTGTGTGACTACAAAGTGTGATGTTTACAGTTTTGGAGTGGTGGCTTTAGAAACAATGATGGGGCATCATCCAGGAGAATTCATTTCCACTCTGACAAAGCCATCTACTCAACAATTATTGGTGAAAGATGTGTTGGATCCACGGATTCCACTTCCGAAATCTCGGAAAGATATGCAAGATGTTGTGCATGTTGTAAAGCTAGCATTAGCATGCCTCTCCTCTGATCCAAAATCCAGACCATCAATGCAAGTTGTGGCCAATGAGTTTTTGGTTTCTAAGGCACCAATACATGTCTCTTTCTCTGATGTCTCAATGTACCAATTGATGAATCAAGAAGTATATGTCATAGATAAAAATTAG
- the LOC107475653 gene encoding probable leucine-rich repeat receptor-like protein kinase At2g33170 codes for MEDSGCNLLTLMRHIFVATLFLLVLLTVMSANTMVAAWNSSSLNEEQRALLHIGWTEGRNISKHCNWTGIVCNEAASVIEISTRRYFVIPPSELRNFNFTAFPNLIRLELSGMRLKGIIPTEISTLTKLMYLDLSCNYLESGLPTSISNLTQLITLNVSNNFLSGVIPSTFGHLKYLVELSLDSNQLQHPIPKDLGNLKHLSLSNNSFNCSIPPSMGQLDKLKFLSLGSNHIEGPIPIELEHLVNLEVLDLSHNKISGVIPSCIGQLSRLSILDVSNNRLEGPIPFGILNHCNYVQLSNNSISGSLPSQIGNLSYLDLSYNNLSGNIPVGIYSVSYLNISYNSFDSDHQLCDFLKDSLIGNNPPCYSATHDHSSPILAVISVHLIWHMHFNSICMPRFLVSIPK; via the coding sequence ATGGAAGACTCAGGTTGCAATTTACTAACACTAATGAGGCATATCTTTGTTGCCACTTTGTTTCTATTAGTCCTCCTAACTGTTATGAGTGCCAACACCATGGTGGCAGCATGGAATTCCTCGTCCTTGAACGAGGAACAAAGGGCCTTGCTCCATATCGGGTGGACGGAAGGTCGCAACATCTCAAAACATTGTAACTGGACTGGTATTGTGTGCAATGAAGCTGCAAGTGTCATAGAGATTTCAACAAGGCGTTATTTTGTTATCCCTCCATCTGAATTGAGGAACTTCAATTTTACTGCATTCCCCAATTTGATCCGTCTAGAACTGAGTGGCATGAGACTCAAGGGAATTATTCCTACTGAAATAAGCACTCTTACAAAGCTTATGTACCTTGATCTTTCCTGTAACTATCTTGAAAGTGGGTTACCTACCTCAATCTCAAATCTCACTCAACTTATAACACTTAATGTTTCTAACAACTTTCTCAGTGGTGTTATTCCATCTACTTTTGGGCACCTCAAGTATTTGGTTGAACTCTCCCTAGACTCGAACCAACTTCAACATCCCATTCCTAAAGACTTAGGGAACTTGAAGCATTTGTCTCTTTCAAATAACTCATTCAATTGTTCAATCCCTCCCTCTATGGGGCAATTGGATAAATTGAAATTTCTCTCCCTTGGTTCGAACCATATCGAAGGTCCCATCCCCATAGAACTAGAGCACTTGGTCAATCTGGAAGTTTTAGACCTTTCTCACAACAAGATTTCTGGTGTTATACCATCTTGCATTGGACAACTCTCTAGACTTTCAATACTAGATGTTTCCAACAATAGACTTGAGGGACCAATTCCATTTGGTATTCTAAATCATTGCAATTATGTGCAACTAAGTAATAATTCTATAAGTGGATCCCTTCCTTCTCAAATTGGCAATCTTTCTTATCTTGACCTTAGTTACAATAACCTCTCTGGAAACATACCTGTGGGAATCTATTCTGTATCCTACCTCAACATCTCTTACAATTCCTTTGATTCGGATCACCAACTTTGTGATTTTCTGAAAGACTCATTGATTGGTAATAATCCCCCTTGCTATTCTGCAACTCATGATCACTCAAGTCCTATTCTTGCGGTAATCAGTGTCCATCTTATATGGCATATGCATTTCAATAGTATTTGTATGCCTAGATTTCTGGTGTCCATTCCAAAATGA
- the LOC107475649 gene encoding uncharacterized protein LOC107475649 produces the protein MAAMANLANTMEANAAATLQAVQRLGQPTGNGNGNGNGEGNTNDNAEGNGDNTGGVPMTLATFLKVHPPTFRGSTDPIEADHWFQAIERALQAHHVPLNQYVEFAAYQLAGEAQPWWQAECRLLQLQNADIPWEVFQTAFYKKYFPESAREAKEMELMQLKQEIRVFSDLVNKARVVEEYAKTVAASKDTHGGSSSRGRGKYFHPRGQSFKRGGYTPQGQGGFRKNNQNQFQHAKGRGNQSKSYPDLACDRCGRFHPYDSCKIGLGGCFKCGLPGHIARDCPRGRNQNAGQSQHQGRVFAVNAKDASKADPLMKGICLIGDKSSVALYDTGALHSFISFAKVEELGLKVSELPFDLHVHTPHQTIMTRSSCRQVGFKLEGRDFVHDLICLPMVGLEMILGFDWLSKNRILLDCFERTIRFMPEGENGAVVATGYYLNSVMVHYSGEECQGYIMLAANALGDAQNIDQIPVVRDFPEVFPEDIPEFPPQREIEFAIELVPGAGPLSIAAYRIAPIELAELKT, from the exons ATGGCGGCGATGGCGAATCTCGCTAACACCATGGAAGCTAATGCTGCTGCGACTCTGCAAGCAGTGCAAAGATTGGGCCAACCAACTGGGAATGGCAACGGAAATGGGAATGGCGAAGGGAATACCAATGATAATGCTGAGGGTAACGGCGATAACACAGGAGGAGTTCCGATGACCTTGGCGACGTTCCTCAAGGTTCATCCGCCAACTTTCCGAGGATCCACAGATCCTATTGAAGCAGACCACTGGTTCCAGGCTATAGAGCGTGCTTTACAGGCGCATCATGTTCCTCTCAATCAATATGTAGAGTTTGCCGCTTATCAGCTAGCGGGAGAGGCCCAGCCCTGGTGGCAAGCTGAGTGTCGTTTGCTACAGCTTCAGAACGCCGACATTCCATGGGAGGTGTTCCAAACGGCTTTCTACAAGAAATACTTTCCTGAGTCTGCAAGGGAAGCAAAGGAGATGGAGCTAatgcagctgaagcaag agATCCGTGTCTTCTCCGACTTGGTGAACAAAGCAAGGGTAGTGGAGGAGTATGCCAAGACAGTGGCGGCATCTAAGGACACTCATGGAGGGAGCTCTAGTCGTGGGCGTGGCAAGTATTTTCATCCTAGAGGACAAAGCTTCAAAAGAGGGGGATATACTCCTCAAGGCCAAGGAGGCTTCAGAAAGAACAATCAGAATCAGTTTCAGCATGCTAAAGGAAGAGGAAATCAGAGTAAGAGTTATCCGGATTTAGCTTGTGATCGTTGTGGACGTTTTCACCCTTATGACTCATGTAAGATTGGTTTAGGTGGTTGCTTCAAGTGTGGGTTACCTGGCCACATTGCGAGGGATTGCCCTCGTGGGAGGAATCAGAATGCGGGCCAGAGTCAGCATCAAGGTCGAGTCTTTGCTGTGAATGCCAAGGATGCTTCCAAGGCGGATCCTTTGATGAAAGGTATATGTCTAATTGGTGATAAATCCTCAGTTGCATTATATGATACTGGAGCTTTGCATTCGTTTATTTCATTTGCTAAAGTTGAGGAATTAGGCTTGAAAGTATCAGAGTTACCTTTTGATCTACATGTACATACTCCGCATCAAACAATTATGACTAGGTCAAGCTGTAGACAAGTAGGTTTCAAGCTTGAGGGTAGAGACTTTGTACACGATTTGATCTGTTTACCAATGGTGGGGTTGGAGATGATTTTAGGGTTTGATTGGTTGTCGAAGAACCGAATTTTGTTGGATTGCTTTGAACGGACAATTCGGTTTATGCCGGAAGGAGAAAATGGAGCAGTGGTAGCTACAGGGTATTACCTGAACTCTGTAATGGTGCATTATAGTGGGGAGGAGTGTCAGGGTTATATTATGTTGGCTGCCAATGCGTTGGGCGATGCCCAGAACATAGATCAAATTCCGGTGGTTAGAGATTTTCCAGAAGTGTTCCCGGAAGATATCCCTGAGTTCCCACCTCAAAGGGAAATTGAGTTTGCGATTGAATTGGTGCCGGGAGCCGGACCACTGTCGATTGCAGCGTATAGGATCGCTCCGATAGAGCTGGCTGAACTAAAGACTTAG
- the LOC107475651 gene encoding MDIS1-interacting receptor like kinase 2-like isoform X2, which produces MAIYTSILMVLIQLLLCASSNSYTILPPGTQRNATSKVSPLDKEAYALFSLHWWSIQYNISNRCNNWPGVECNNNGSITKLSPPKDSTYTFKRDLYIRDIDFSVFSNLVHLDLSQMDLYELPLGLSSLKKLTLLNISSNNLQDEIPFSLANFPQLMVFDVSNNLFTGQIPHEIGMLENLVTLDLSFNMFSGTIPLSLSHVTSLNHLRISNNQLDGELPSTILSLFQLKTVDLSRNRFLGKLPTTFVNNSQLRNLNLSDNRIGGYIPCEIGKLDNLVVLDLSLNQLAGPIPDQIGCLKNLTSLHLDSNWINGSIPSSIGLLTHLKELTLGFNHIDGLIPAELEHLVHLKVLDISNNAIFGSIPKWISALTQLTDIRLQGNQLCGVIPYGILIHSIHVDLSRNHLNGSIPSQIGYNLSYLDLNHNNLSGKKPKELESIRFYYLYCNPFLDDGYYDCSDSQDQRDSGHHNHHFSPSSIVLVLIIVASVLISFSSIGIGICVLRARYRRKHKNKAAKHGDLFSIWNYDGKIAFEDIIEATQDFDIRYCIGTGAYGSVYKAKLPSGKTVALKKLHKTESENPSYYKSFCNEVEVLTEIRHRNIIRLYGYCLHNRCMFLVYEYLERGSLFCNLADEIEAQELNWRKRVNIIKGTAYALAHMHHHCTPPIVHRDVSSNNILLNSELEVCVSDFGTARLLDPDSSNQTLLVGTYGYVAPVLEWWL; this is translated from the exons ATGGCTATATACACTTCAATTTTGATGGTATTAATCCAACTTCTCTTGTGTGCCTCCAGCAATTCCTATACCATTTTACCACCTGGAACTCAAAGAAATGCAACATCCAAAGTGTCACCCTTAGATAAAGAAGCCTATGCTTTGTTTTCTCTTCACTGGTGGAGTATCCAATACAATATCTCAAACCGCTGCAACAATTGGCCTGGTGTTGAGTGCAATAACAATGGAAGCATTACAAAGCTTTCACCTCCAAAAGATTCCACCTATACCTTTAAAAGAGACCTGTATATTAGGGACATTGATTTCTCAGTCTTTTCAAATCTTGTCCACCTTGATCTCAGTCAAATGGATCTATATGAACTCCCTTTGGGACTAAGTAGTCTCAAGAAGCTAACATTACTCAACATATCCTCCAACAATCTTCAAGATGAAATCCCTTTCTCATTAGCAAATTTCCCTCAACTTATGGTGTTTGATGTCTCTAACAACCTTTTTACTGGTCAGATTCCacatgaaattggcatgttggAGAATCTTGTCACATTGGACTTGAGTTTCAACATGTTCAGTGGAACCATTCCGTTGAGTTTGAGTCATGTGACTAGTCTCAACCACTTGAGGATATCCAATAACCAACTAGATGGTGAGCTTCCTTCAACGATTCTAAGTCTTTTTCAGTTGAAGACTGTTGACCTTTCTCGCAATCGTTTTCTTGGTAAGCTCCCTACAACATTTGTAAATAATTCCCAGTTAAGGAATCTAAACCTTTCTGACAATCGAATAGGCGGTTATATCCCTTGTGAAATAGGGAAGTTAGATAATCTGGTGGTTTTAGACCTGAGTTTGAATCAGCTAGCAGGTCCAATTCCTGATCAAATAGGGTGTCTAAAAAATTTGACAAGTCTCCACCTTGATTCAAATTGGATTAATGGTTCTATACCTTCAAGTATAGGACTTTTAACCCATTTGAAAGAGTTGACACTTGGATTCAACCATATAGATGGGTTGATTCCTGCAGAATTAGAGCATTTGGTCCATCTGAAAGTTTTGGATATTTCAAACAATGCAATTTTTGGTAGTATACCAAAATGGATATCTGCATTAACACAATTAACAGATATAAGGCTTCAGGGGAACCAGCTTTGTGGTGTTATCCCATATGGTATCCTTATTCATAGTATTCATGTGGATCTTAGCCGCAACCATTTAAATGGAAGCATTCCTTCTCAAATTGGCTATAATCTTTCATATCTAGACCTTAATCACAATAACTTGAGTGGCAAGAAACCCAAGGAGCTTGAGTCTATTCGATTCTACTATCTATATTGCAATCCCTTTCTTGATGATGGATATTATGACTGCAGCGATTCACAAGATCAAAGAGATTCTGGCCATCATAATCACCATTTCAGTCCATCATCCATAGTTTTGGTTTTGATAATTGTGGCCAGCGTTCTCATTTCTTTTAGCTCCATAGGGATTGGAATTTGTGTTCTCCGTGCCAGGTATCGTCGCAAACACAAAAATAAGGCAGCAAAGCATGGAGATTTATTCTCCATTTGGAACTATGATGGTAAAATTGCATTTGAGGACATCATTGAAGCCACACAGGACTTTGATATCAGATACTGCATTGGAACCGGTGCTTATGGTAGTGTCTACAAAGCGAAACTTCCAAGTGGCAAAACTGTTGCATTGAAGAAGCTTCACAAAACAGAATCAGAAAATCCATCCTATTACAAGAGCTTCTGCAATGAAGTTGAAGTCTTGACAGAGATTCGCCACCGGAACATCATTAGGCTTTATGGCTATTGCTTGCATAACAGATGCATGTTTTTGGTGTATGAATACTTGGAAAGAGGAAGCTTGTTCTGTAACTTGGCCGATGAGATTGAAGCTCAAGAGTTGAATTGGAGGAAGAGGGTGAACATCATTAAAGGGACAGCATATGCTCTTGCTCACATGCATCATCATTGTACTCCTCCTATTGTTCATCGAGATGTCAGCAGCAACAATATTTTGCTCAATTCAGAGTTAGAAGTTTGTGTATCAGATTTTGGCACTGCAAGACTTCTTGATCCTGATTCATCTAATCAAACTCTTCTAGTTGGCACCTATGGATATGTTGCTCCag TTTTGGAGTGGTGGCTTTAG
- the LOC107475652 gene encoding probable leucine-rich repeat receptor-like protein kinase At1g35710, giving the protein MAISSTCIILIFVSFVFLVGITTSAGNYKLSPLDQEANALFSISKELWSNQHNNISNRCNWPGIKCNKAGSITKFSPPTLSNYTYQFSYLKLNFSVFSNLVHLDLSEMGLFEFPELSGLKKLQHLNLSYNTIEGEVPFTLLENLTQLVVLDISNNNYISGTIPKELSNLERLVMLDLSANSFHGSIPLIFGQISSLKHMNLSNNLLIGKVPFTLANLTQLEVLDLSQNKISGFIPHEMGKLTNLLTLDLSSNFLFGPIPEQIGYLNCLTSLHLHSNLLNGSIPSNIGLLTRLKVLTIGYNKVHGCIPREIEHLLHLKVLDLSYNAISGVIPSSIFIHSSYVDLSYNNLSGSIPSQIGNLSYLDLRYNNLSIKNTKELESIIPFCYLYCNPFLPDGYYDCDDSQDQLEDHHNKHFGQSLVLVIIMVCITISLGSIGIGMCIFRARHHGKLENKVTKNGDLFSVWNYDGKIAFEDIIEATQDFDIRYCIGTGAYGSVYKAQLPSGKIIALKKLHKTESENASFYKSFCNEVEVLTEIRHRNIIRLYGYCLHNRCMFLVYEYLERGSLFCNLADEIEVQELKWSKRVNIIKGTAYALAHMHHHCPSPIVHRDVSSNNVLLNSELEACVSDFGTARLLDPDSSNQTLLVGTYGYVAPELAYTMSVTTKCDVYSFGVVALETMMGHHPGEFMSAMSKPFTQQLLVKDVLDPRIPLPNSRKDMQHVVHVVKLALACLSPDPKSRPSMQDVANELSASTASMNFSFYDVSIYQLMQ; this is encoded by the exons ATGGCTATATCATCCACTTGCATTATTTTGATATTCGTATCATTTGTGTTTTTAGTTGGCATCACCACAAGTGCTGGAAATTACAAATTGTCACCCTTAGATCAAGAAGccaatgctttgttttcaattaGTAAAGAGTTGTGGAGTAACCAACATAATAATATCTCCAACCGTTGCAACTGGCCGGGAATCAAGTGCAACAAAGCTGGAAGCATAACAAAGTTTTCCCCTCCAACTCTAAGTAATTACACCTACCAGTTCAGCTATTTGAAACTAAACTTTTCAGTGTTTTCGAATCTAGTGCATCTCGATCTCAGTGAAATGGGGTTATTTGAATTCCCTGAACTAAGTGGTCTCAAGAAGCTACAGCATCTCAACCTATCATACAACACTATTGAAGGTGAGGTTCCTTTTACATTATTGGAAAATCTAACTCAACTTGTGGTGTTGGACATTtctaataacaattatattagTGGTACAATTCCAAAAGAACTAAGCAACTTGGAGAGACTTGTCATGTTGGACTTGAGTGCCAACAGCTTCCATGGAAGCATTCCATTGATTTTTGGTCAAATTAGCAGTCTCAAACACATGAACCTTTCCAACAATCTACTAATTGGTAAGGTTCCTTTTACATTGGCAAATCTAACTCAACTTGAGGTGTTGGACCTTTCCCAAAACAAAATTAGTGGTTTCATTCCTCATGAAATGGGgaaattaacaaatttattaaCATTAGACCTGAGTTCAAATTTCCTGTTTGGTCCAATTCCTGAGCAAATTGGGTACTTGAACTGTTTGACAAGTCTCCACCTTCATTCAAATTTGCTTAATGGCTCTATACCTTCAAATATAGGACTTTTGACCCGTTTGAAAGTGCTCACCATAGGATACAACAAGGTACATGGTTGTATCCCCAGAGAAATAGAGCATTTGTTGCATCTAAAAGTTTTAGATCTCTCTTATAATGCTATTTCTGGTGTTATCCCATCTTCTATCTTTATTCACTCTAGTTATGTGGATCTCAGCTATAACAATTTAAGTGGAAGCATTCCTTCTCAAATTGGAAACCTTTCATATTTAGACCTTCGTTACAATAATCTTAGTATCAAAAACACAAAGGAACTTGAGTCTATTATTCCATTCTGTTATCTGTATTGCAATCCCTTTCTTCCTGATGGATATTATGATTGCGATGATTCACAAGATCAATTAGAAGACCATCATAATAAGCATTTTGGCCAATCACTGGTCTTGGTCATAATCATGGTCTGCATTACCATTTCATTGGGTTCTATTGGGATTGGAATGTGCATTTTCCGTGCCAGGCATCATGGCAAGCTTGAAAATAAGGTCACAAAAAATGGAGACTTGTTCTCAGTTTGGAACTATGATGGTAAAATTGCATTTGAGGACATCATTGAAGCCACACAGGACTTTGATATCAGATATTGCATTGGAACCGGCGCCTATGGTAGTGTCTACAAAGCGCAACTTCCAAGTGGCAAAATTATTGCATTGAAAAAGCTTCACAAAACAGAATCAGAAAATGCATCATTTTACAAGAGCTTCTGCAATGAAGTTGAGGTCTTGACAGAGATTCGCCACCGCAACATCATTAGGCTTTATGGCTATTGTTTGCATAACAGATGCATGTTTTTGGTGTATGAATACTTGGAAAGAGGAAGCTTGTTCTGTAACTTGGCGGACGAGATCGAAGTACAAGAGTTGAAGTGGAGCAAGAGGGTGAATATCATCAAAGGGACAGCTTATGCTCTTGCTCACATGCATCATCACTGTCCTTCTCCTATTGTTCATCGAGATGTCAGCAGCAACAATGTTCTGCTGAATTCAGAGTTAGAAGCTTGTGTCTCAGATTTCGGCACAGCGAGACTTCTTGATCCTGATTCATCTAACCAAACTCTTCTAGTTGGCACTTATGGATATGTTGCTCCAG AATTGGCATACACCATGAGTGTGACTACAAAATGTGATGTTTATAGTTTCGGAGTGGTGGCATTAGAAACAATGATGGGTCATCACCCAGGAGAATTCATGTCCGCTATGTCAAAGCCATTTACTCAACAATTATTGGTGAAAGATGTGTTGGATCCGCGGATTCCACTTCCGAATTCTCGAAAAGATATGCAACATGTTGTGCATGTTGTAAAGCTAGCATTGGCATGCCTCTCCCCTGACCCAAAATCCAGACCATCAATGCAGGATGTGGCTAATGAGCTTTCAGCTTCCACGGcttcaatgaatttttctttttacgaTGTCTCAATCTACCAATTGATGCAATAG
- the LOC107475650 gene encoding vestitone reductase, which yields MYSTIFFSPSYPLSLSHVHMQERKCEIENMEESKGRVCVTGGTGFIGSWIINNLLQHGYSVNTTVRSNPEHKRDISFLTNLPGASQNLQILSADLSNPESFGAAIEGCIGVFHVASPMEFELKEPEEVMIKRTTDGAVGILKACLNSKTLKRVIYTSSSSAVLYHNSGKDDNEEVVLDESFWNDVDYLRASKMNGWLYYVSKTLTEKIIN from the exons ATGTACTCAACTATCTTTTTTTCCCCTTCATATCCATTGAGTTTAAGCCATGTGCATATGCAAGAGAGAAAGTGTGAGATTGAGAACATGGAAGAAAGTAAAGGAAGAGTATGTGTGACTGGAGGCACAGGGTTTATAGGTTCATGGATCATCAACAACCTCCTTCAACATGGTTACTCTGTTAATACCACTGTCAGATCCAACCCAG AACACAAGAGAGACATTAGCTTTCTTACTAATTTGCCTGGAGCATCACAAAATCTTCAAATTCTGAGTGCTGATCTCAGCAATCCAGAAAGTTTCGGTGCAGCCATTGAAGGGTGCATTGGAGTTTTCCATGTTGCAAGCCCAATGGAATTTGAATTAAAAGAACCTGAAGAAGTTATGATAAAAAGAACCACTGATGGAGCAGTAGGAATTCTCAAGGCATGTCTCAATTCCAAAACTCTGAAGAGAGTAATCTATACTTCAAGTTCCTCTGCTGTTTTGTACCATAACAGTGGCAAAGATGATAATGAAGAAGTTGTGTTGGATGAGAGTTTTTGGAATGATGTGGATTACCTTAGAGCATCAAAGATGAATGGTTGGTTGTATTATGTTTCTAAGACACTCacagaaaaaattattaattga